The Coffea arabica cultivar ET-39 chromosome 1e, Coffea Arabica ET-39 HiFi, whole genome shotgun sequence genome has a window encoding:
- the LOC113687909 gene encoding putative F-box protein At5g38390 translates to MVDRISGLPDAILSHILSYLPTKLAAATSVLLLSTTWAYIFASVPNIDLQYWGITLEHVRFTMFINFGLRVILLRKLDISLMGAVGNRFSLQGIRIFSSNTMVDLKVNWPLLSGLESANFGLFLAKTQGATLDGMEIRRRGLCAEAYSGLPSA, encoded by the exons ATGGTTGATAGGATTAGTGGTCTTCCTGATGCTATTCTTAGCCACATTTTGTCATATCTCCCCACAAAATTAGCAGCGGCCACCTCAGTTCTACTTCTATCCACCACATGGGCGTACATTTTCGCTTCAGTTCCTAATATCGACCTTCAGTACTGGGGAATAACTCTTGAACATGTGCGCTTCACCATGTTTATAAACTTTGGCCTGAGAGTTATTCTCCTCAGA AAGCTTGACATTTCTCTCATGGGCGCAGTTGGTAACCGTTTTTCTCTCCAAGGAATAAGAATATTCTCTTCCAACACCATGGTTGATCTCAAAGTTAACTGGCCGCTTCTATCTGGACTTGAATCTGCCAACTTCGGGTTATTCCTTGCCAAAACTCAAGGTGCTACTCTTGATGGGATGGAGATTAGGAGACGAGGGTTGTGTGCAGAGGCTTATTCAGGGCTCCCCTCGGCTTGA
- the LOC113697375 gene encoding putative disease resistance protein RGA3, with protein sequence MADAAVSAAIKVALQAVVSLAAYHVNLAREFPEELKKLDKSAAMIRGFLAGADEDKHSSDVKIWLKQLEEEVFKADNVLHELNYESLRRKVKYQNQLTKKKVFFCFSFFNKIGFRSRLGSMIREINTNLERIHRDAEGLGLAYKHQVEEAFPTIAAGATTSRQTDSTIVRRDVLGRDKDESEIVKKLLAESESVISVIPITGMGGLGKTTLAKAVYKNEQIVGQFDKKIWVCVAEEVDKIEKVFKMILESLTGGKVEGDRREVIVQKLQDELKEKRYFLVLDDVWNDQEALLNDFFSTLAGLNAKKGSWCLVTTRLQEVASILSRHPQINFTRHELGKLCNDDCWSIMKKWATVGEEIPKELEDIRERVLRRCDGLPLAAKLIGGLLSKKRKEEWLSILEESLLNGDQGGIEQIVKVSFDHLSPAPVKKCFAYCSIFYQDTELEQDLLVELWMAEGFLQTDSQNERMMEKIGCENLRILLQTSLLEEVRDWRGTWYKMHDLVHDFAKSILNRNGSNQDRYLAVYSPERINEKASASLRTLFLEGGIADDMLSKFKYLHVLKLFGADAEELPTSIGKLIHLHLLDISGSWIRTLPESLCKLYSLQTLRIGMLEEGFPKEMSNLISLRHLRYYGDNWEIQMPSRIGRLTCLQTLEFFNIGRQEEGRGIQELGTLQYLKGSLEIRNLELVNGKDDAKLANLSRKPNLYRLVYEWGNRDRESNKCDENVLEGLQPHPYLKELQILKFMGDQFPQWFMNLTSLVELRVADCTRCRELPALGQLSSLQHLYLTGLENIRSIGLSFYSTSAEEDGGSGGSSTISRQTFFPALKILSLESMQNLEEWKDAHEMMDVFPVLEKLYISDCPKLTTIPTPSRFPRLDVLEIKANCHVLLVEKVLSNITTLSSLELSGGSFQRIESLKLVRRPESSLNIDGCNSLPTDMLERLCLFPSLDVLEIKWDCHVLLAEKVLSSIANLSSLKLSGGSRQRIQSVELVRRPESSLSIEGCNSLPTDMLERLCLFPTLQHVELMDAANVTTLRGMSCAACLERLTVIRCYNLWELPEDLYQFQALEDLKILCCPRIDSFGYPNAKNSFGQKGLLKSLERFTVGRCDALTRLPVEMFESCTSLRELKLSYCRSLVSFPLDLRRTPSLESFSLYGCSDLITEMPSGFGYLTSLRKVKIGPFSDDSAIEFDWAGLASSSSLQHVSLQGMRDTKSLPHQLQDLTTITSLSLKRFNAIEALPDWLGNLASLEELILRRCPKLEYLPSVDAMERLKLRRLVIRSCPLLKPRCTPESGSEWSKISNIPEREIDLDTSDSEAAYETL encoded by the coding sequence ATGGCTGATGCTGCTGTTAGTGCTGCTATTAAGGTCGCATTGCAGGCGGTTGTTTCCCTTGCCGCTTATCATGTTAATCTGGCTCGTGAATTCCCAGAGGAGCTGAAGAAACTCGACAAATCTGCTGCAATGATCCGAGGCTTCTTGGCTGGTGCCGACGAGGACAAGCATAGCTCAGACGTGAAAATTTGGCTCAAGCAGCTGGAAGAAGAGGTTTTCAAAGCTGACAATGTGCTGCACGAGCTCAACTATGAAAGTCTTCGTCGGAAGGTGAAGTACCAAAATCAACTCACGAAAAAGAAGGTATTCTTCTGCTTTTCGTTCTTTAATAAAATTGGTTTTCGTTCGAGGTTGGGTTCAATGATCAGGGAGATCAACACGAACCTTGAAAGGATCCATCGGGATGCAGAAGGTTTGGGACTGGCCTACAAGCACCAAGTTGAAGAAGCATTCCCTACTATTGCTGCTGGAGCCACAACAAGCCGACAGACCGACTCTACTATTGTTCGAAGAGATGTCCTAGGAAGAGATAAGGATGAATCCGAAATAGTTAAGAAGTTGTTGGCCGAATCTGAAAGTGTTATTTCAGTTATTCCCATAACTGGCATGGGTGGATTAGGCAAAACAACTCTAGCTAAAGCCGTttacaaaaatgaacaaattgttggacaatttgacaaaaaaatttggGTTTGTGTGGCTGAAGAAGTAGATAAAATCGAGAAGGTCTTCAAAATGATTCTTGAATCGTTAACAGGAGGAAAGGTTGAAGGGGATCGTAGGGAGGTAATAGTTCAAAAACTTCAAGATGAACTCAAGGAAAAAAGATATTTccttgttcttgatgatgtGTGGAATGATCAAGAAGCATTGTTGAATGACTTTTTCAGCACTTTGGCGGGACTCAATGCGAAGAAAGGGAGCTGGTGTCTTGTTACCACTCGTCTGCAAGAAGTGGCAAGTATTCTGTCTAGACATCCGCAGATCAATTTTACTCGCCATGAGCTAGGAAAGCTCTGCAATGATGATTGCTGGTCTATCATGAAAAAATGGGCAACTGTAGGGGAAGAAATACCAAAAGAATTGGAAGACATAAGGGAGCGAGTTTTAAGAAGATGTGATGGTCTACCTCTGGCAGCAAAGTTAATTGGAGGATTGTTatctaaaaagagaaaagaggagTGGCTATCTATTTTGGAGGAGAGTCTCTTGAATGGAGATCAGGGTGGGATCGAGCAAATAGTTAAGGTGAGTTTTGATCATCTGTCACCTGCACCGGTTAAGAAATGCTTCGCATATTGCTCAATTTTTTATCAAGATACTGAATTGGAACAAGATCTACTAGTTGAGCTTTGGATGGCTGAAGGCTTTCTTCAAACGGATTCCCAAAATGAAAGAATGATGGAGAAAATAGGATGTGAGAATTTGAGAATTTTGCTGCAAACTTCCTTATTGGAAGAAGTAAGAGATTGGAGGGGaacatggtataaaatgcatgatcTTGTGCATGATTTTGCAAAATCAATTTTGAACCGTAACGGCAGCAATCAGGACCGTTACCTTGCGGTATACTCACCCGAAAGAATCAATGAAAAAGCATCAGCATCGCTTCGCACATTATTTCTGGAGGGTGGCATAGCTGATGATATGTTATCAAAGTTCAAATACTTGCATGTCCTAAAATTGTTCGGAGCAGATGCCGAAGAGTTGCCGACCTCCATTGGCAAACTAATACATTTACACTTACTTGACATTTCAGGTTCTTGGATTAGAACTTTGCCAGAATCTCTTTGCAAACTTTATAGTTTGCAAACACTGAGAATTGGCATGCTTGAAGAAGGTTTTCCAAAGGAGATGAGCAATTTGATTAGCTTGAGACATCTTCGCTATTATGGGGACAATTGGGAAATCCAAATGCCATCCAGGATTGGACGATTGACTTGTCTTCAAACGCTGGAGTTCTTTAACATAGGTCGTCAAGAGGAAGGTCGTGGTATCCAAGAGCTTGGAACCTTGCAATATCTTAAAGGCTCCTTGGAGATCAGAAATCTTGAATTAGTGAATGGCAAAGATGATGCTAAACTGGCGAACCTATCTAGAAAGCCAAATCTGTATCGGTTGGTATATGAGTGGGGCAATAGGGATCGGGAAAGTAATAAATGCGATGAAAATGTGTTGGAAGGCCTCCAACCTCACCCATATTTAAAAGAGTTACAAATTTTGAAGTTCATGGGTGATCAGTTTCCACAATGGTTCATGAATTTGACATCACTGGTGGAGTTGCGTGTAGCGGATTGCACAAGATGCAGAGAACTCCCTGCGCTAGGACAGCTGTCATCCCTCCAACATCTATATCTGACTGGATTGGAAAACATAAGAAGCATTGGGCTTTCATTCTACAGTACAAGTGCTGAGGAGGACGGCGGATCAGGAGGTTCAAGCACTATTAGCAGACAAACATTCTTTCCAGCCCTTAAAATTCTCTCTCTTGAAAGCATGCAAAATTTGGAAGAGTGGAAGGATGCACACGAAATGATGGATGTGTTTCCCGTGCTGGAAAAGTTGTATATTAGTGATTGCCCCAAGCTGACCACCATTCCAACTCCAAGTCGTTTCCCGAGACTTGATGTATTGGAAATCAAAGCGAATTGTCATGTTTTGCTGGTAGAAAAGGTTTTGAGCAATATAACCACACTCTCGTCCCTTGAATTAAGTGGTGGTAGTTTTCAACGCATCGAGTCTCTAAAATTAGTGAGACGACCAGAGAGCAGCTTGAATATTGATGGCTGTAACAGTCTACCCACTGACATGCTTGAGCGACTCTGTCTTTTTCCAAGTCTTGATGTATTGGAAATCAAATGGGATTGCCACGTTTTGCTGGCAGAAAAGGTTTTGAGCAGTATAGCCAATCTCTCGTCCCTTAAATTAAGTGGTGGTAGTCGTCAACGCATCCAGTCTGTAGAATTAGTGAGACGACCAGAGAGCAGCTTGAGTATTGAAGGCTGTAACAGTCTACCCACTGACATGCTTGAGCGACTCTGTCTTTTTCCAACTCTTCAGCATGTAGAATTGATGGATGCCGCCAATGTAACAACATTAAGAGGAATGAGTTGCGCCGCTTGTCTTGAGAGATTGACAGTCATTCGTTGTTACAATTTATGGGAGTTGCCAGAAGATCTTTATCAATTTCAAGCTTTAGAGGACTTGAAGATACTCTGTTGCCCGAGAATTGATTCATTTGGGTATCCAAATGCTAAAAATTCATTTGGACAGAAAGGCCTCCTTAAGTCTCTTGAGCGATTTACTGTCGGTAGGTGCGATGCATTAACAAGATTACCAGTGGAGATGTTCGAGTCGTGTACGTCTCTCCGAGAGCTGAAGTTGTCCTATTGCCGCAGTCTGGTCTCCTTTCCCCTTGATTTGCGACGAACCCCTTCTCTCGAGAGCTTCTCATTATACGGGTGTTCCGACTTGATTACTGAGATGCCTAGTGGATTTGGCTATCTTACCAGCTTAAGGAAAGTGAAGATTGGGCCCTTCTCAGATGACTCTGCAATCGAATTTGATTGGGCTGGATTagcatcttcatcatcactgcAACACGTGTCTTTGCAGGGAATGCGTGACACGAAATCTCTGCCACATCAGCTTCAAGACTTGACTACCATCACATCACTATCTCTAAAACGCTTCAACGCAATCGAAGCCTTACCAGATTGGCTTGGGAACCTTGCGTCTCTTGAAGAGCTAATCCTCCGTAGATGCCCAAAGCTTGAATATTTACCCTCCGTAGATGCCATGGAACGCCTCAAATTAAGACGTCTGGTAATTCGTAGTTGTCCTCTATTAAAACCAAGATGCACTCCTGAAAGCGGCTCCGAGTGGTCCAAGATCTCTAATATTCCAGAGCGTGAAATTGATCTC